A stretch of the Vigna radiata var. radiata cultivar VC1973A chromosome 9, Vradiata_ver6, whole genome shotgun sequence genome encodes the following:
- the LOC106773628 gene encoding pentatricopeptide repeat-containing protein At3g22470, mitochondrial-like, whose translation MWLSKSVRVSLLPSIAKFPPFLPMHNSLFCSHSHSQTSLYDEAVSQFNNLLRERHVPPIFEFGKILGFLVRMKQYPTAISLIKQMELKGIHNDLANLNLLINCFCHLHKLALAFSVFAKILKQGYHPNAITLNTLMRGLCDKGEVKEALNLHDKVVAIGFRLDEFTYPILINALSKIGEIEAAIKLFRTIQDPSTVMYSIIIDCLLKEKHPQEAYDFYFEMVIKGISPDVVTYSTLIYGFCLVGQVEVAVGFLNEMLSNNITPDVYTYTILIDALCKEKKLGEAKNVLSVMLKAYVKPNVVCFNALMDGYYLVNKVKNIKQVFSAMTHMGVSPNVRTYTIMINGLIRNERVDEAINLFQEMPSRNILPNSVTYSTLIDGLCKTGRISHAWDLFHEMHDRNQQADVITYSSLIDALCKNHHLDKAIELLRKMGRLNNAQEIFQDLLNKVHNLNISTYNAMINGLCREGLLDEALTLWSKMEDCGCLSNAITFEIIIFALFKMGETEKAEKFLHKMIARLVEMMKGDTLFQ comes from the exons ATGTGGCTCTCAAAAAGTGTTAGggtttctcttcttccttccatTGCCAAGtttcctccttttcttccaATGCACAATTCCCTCTTTtgctctcactctcactctcaaACTTCCTTATACGACGAAGCCGTCTCACAATTCAATAACTTGCTTCGTGAGCGTCATGTTCCTCCCATCTTCGAATTTGGAAAAATTTTGGGATTTCTTGTGAGGATGAAGCAGTACCCTACTGCTATTTCTCTCATCAAGCAAATGGAGCTCAAAGGAATTCACAATGACCTTGCTAATCTCAACCTCCTCATCAATTGTTTCTGTCACTTACACAAATTGGCTCTGGCATTCTCTGTATTTGCCAAGATTCTCAAACAGGGTTATCATCCAAATGCCATAACCTTAAATACACTCATGAGAGGTCTATGTGATAAGGGTGAGGTCAAGGAAGCCCTAAATCTTCACGACAAAGTAGTAGCAATAGGATTTCGGCTCGACGAATTTACTTACCCGATTCTAATCAATGCATTGAGCAAAATAGGAGAAATTGAAGCCGCGATCAAATTGTTCAGAACTATTCAAGATCCATCGACAGTAATGTATAGCATTATTATTGACTGTTTACTTAAAGAGAAACATCCGCAAGAAgcttatgatttttattttgagatgGTTATCAAGGGAATTTCTCCTGATGTTGTTACTTATAGTACTCTAATTTATGGCTTTTGCTTAGTGGGACAGGTAGAGGTAGCAGTTGGTTTTCTAAATGAAATGCTATCAAATAATATCACGCCAGATGTTTATACCTATACTATATTGATTGATGCATTGTGTAAGGAAAAAAAGCTGGGAGAAGCTAAGAATGTTTTAAGTGTGATGTTGAAAGCTTATGTAAAACCTAATGTCGTTTGCTTTAATGCTCTAATGGATGGGTATTACTTAGTTAATAAAGTGAAGAATATTAAACAAGTATTCAGTGCAATGACCCACATGGGAGTGAGTCCTAATGTTAGGACCTACACTATCATGATAAATGGACTCATAAGGAACGAAAGGGTGGATGAGGCCAtaaatctctttcaagaaatgCCCAGTAGGAATATCCTTCCAAATAGTGTAACTTACAGTACTCTTATTGATGGTTTATGCAAAACTGGAAGAATCTCTCATGCTTGGGATCTTTTTCATGAGATGCATGATAGAAATCAACAAGCAGACGTAATCACTTATAGTTCCTTGATTGATGCTTTATGCAAAAATCATCATCTAGACAAGGCAATTGAATTATTGAGGAAAATG GGGAGACTTAATAATGCACAAGAGATTTTTCAAGATTTATTGAATAAAGTTCACAATCTCAACATCTCTACTTATAATGCCATGATCAATGGTCTTTGTAGAGAGGGTTTGCTTGATGAGGCATTGACCTTGTGGTCCAAAATGGAAGACTGTGGTTGCCTCTCTAATGCTATAACTTTCGAAATAATCATCTTTGCTCTCTTTAAGATGGGCGAGACTGAAAAAGCAGAGAAATTTTTGCACAAAATGATCGCTAGACTTGTTGAAATGATGAAAGGTGACACCTTATTTCAATAA
- the LOC106774034 gene encoding arginase 1, mitochondrial, whose protein sequence is MSNIVRRGIHYMPALNAAKVSAAMLEKGQSRVIDASLTLIRERAKLKGELVRALGGSKATSTLLGVPLGHNSSFLQGPAFAPPRIREAIWCGSTNSTTEEGKELQDARVLTDVGDVPIQEIRDCGVDDHRLMNVIGESVKLVMDEEPLRPLVLGGDHSISFPVIRAVSEKLGGPVDVLHLDAHPDNYDAFEGNIYSHASSFARVMEGNYVRRLLQVGIRSITAEGRAQAKKFGVEQYEMRTFSRDRHFLENLKLGEGVKGVYISIDVDCLDPAFAPGVSHIEPGGLSFRDVLNILHNLQGDVVAGDVVELNPQRDTVDGMTAMVAAKLVRELAAKISK, encoded by the exons ATGTCGAATATAGTACGCAGAGGCATCCATTACATGCCAGCACTAAATGCAGCAAAAGTATCTGCTGCTATGCTAGAGAAAGGCCAAAGTCGTGTCATAGATGCTTCACTTACACTTATTCGAGAAAGAGCAAAGCTAAAG GGAGAACTTGTGCGTGCTTTGGGAGGATCTAAAGCAACTTCAACTCTTCTTGGAGTTCCTTTGGGACATAATTCATCATTCCTACAAGGACCTGCATTTGCGCCTCCTCGCATTAGGGAGGCCATTTGGTGTGGTAGCACAAACTCAACAACTGAAGAAG GCAAGGAGTTACAAGATGCACGGGTTCTTACTGATGTTGGTGATGTCCCAATTCAAGAAATTCGAGATTGTGGGGTAGATGATCACAGATTAATGAATGTAATTGGTGAATCTGTAAAGTTAGTGATGGATGag GAACCATTACGCCCCTTAGTTTTAGGTGGTGATCACTCAATATCATTTCCAGTTATCCGAGCTGTCTCTGAGAAGCTTGGAGGACCTGTTGATGTTCTTCATCTTGATGCACATCCTGATAACTACGATGCCTTTGAAGGAAACATTTATTCACATGCTTCATCTTTTGCTCGAGTCATGGAGGGCAACTATGTTCGACGACTTTTGCAG GTTGGTATAAGATCAATAACAGCTGAAGGGCGTGCACAAGCCAAAAAATTTGGAGTTGAGCAATATGAAATGCGGACATTTTCAAGAGATCGTCACTTCTTAGAAAATCTG AAACTAGGGGAAGGTGTTAAAGGTGTATACATCTCAATAGATGTGGATTGTCTTGATCCAGCCTTTGCTCCTGGAGTGTCTCACATAGAGCCGGGAGGTCTTTCTTTCCGTGATGTTCTCAACATCCTGCACAATCTTCAAGGTGATGTTGTCGCCGGAGATGTGGTTGAATTAAACCCTCAACGTGATACTGTCGATGGAATGACTGCCATGGTAGCTGCTAAGCTGGTGAGAGAACTGGCTGCAAAGATTTCCAAGTGA